In one Geoglobus acetivorans genomic region, the following are encoded:
- a CDS encoding NADH-quinone oxidoreductase subunit J: protein MEAVIVLLLSVIALIFALGAWITRDNFYSALFMSATMLAVGAIYAFHGIYSVFVLIAFIFIGAVGIVTVALAATYRFVNPRKVDERWLVVGEVIAVILAVTVGLNTFMAGEFSDAFDKMLTDYSVLVAFLIVLTALLMLSAISMLRRDSA, encoded by the coding sequence ATGGAAGCGGTTATCGTCCTTTTGCTCTCAGTGATTGCCTTAATCTTCGCACTGGGCGCATGGATCACTCGCGATAACTTCTATTCAGCACTATTCATGTCTGCAACGATGCTGGCCGTAGGTGCAATATATGCCTTCCATGGTATCTATTCGGTTTTCGTCCTGATTGCTTTCATATTCATTGGTGCCGTGGGTATTGTTACTGTGGCTCTTGCAGCAACATACCGTTTTGTCAACCCGAGGAAGGTCGATGAACGGTGGCTTGTCGTTGGTGAGGTTATTGCGGTAATTCTCGCTGTGACGGTTGGACTGAATACATTTATGGCAGGAGAGTTTTCAGATGCGTTTGATAAGATGCTCACGGATTATTCTGTTCTTGTTGCATTTCTGATCGTTCTGACGGCTCTACTCATGCTCTCTGCAATAAGCATGCTGAGGAGGGATAGCGCATGA
- a CDS encoding NADH-quinone oxidoreductase subunit K — MIETATSVGLLVIGYLIATSAKDVIRLLISLELMFSAVFLSVVPLFTNPSLIAEGNAITLITVFTSAGELLIMISAIIFLDRKFRKTTVDVITTGGDEL; from the coding sequence ATGATTGAAACCGCAACGTCTGTCGGGCTGCTCGTAATCGGGTATCTGATTGCCACATCTGCAAAGGATGTTATCAGACTTCTGATATCTCTCGAGCTGATGTTCTCGGCAGTATTTCTGTCAGTTGTGCCTCTCTTCACCAACCCTTCTCTGATAGCTGAGGGCAATGCCATTACGCTGATAACGGTCTTTACGAGCGCAGGAGAATTGCTGATTATGATCTCGGCAATAATATTCCTCGACAGGAAGTTCAGAAAAACGACAGTGGATGTGATAACTACAGGAGGGGATGAGCTATGA
- a CDS encoding complex I subunit 5 family protein has product MSLALYAFLIPLVAIVAAPFIRGKGASYLSSIAFILSFLFILSDFVTKSSFTLPLFNALEPIGKIYLLGDAISHAFGFTIAFVSAMVALYSYPYMKHRFEEMGLNSDVEFRKYWFLYNLYAASMLWLVYAGNLILLYIFLEISLIASFLLIYYYGYGNRVWVAILYFVWTNIAGVLALVGILLIGFENKTLALDSIAGVSMLAWTLIFIGMMVKLPGLGPHVWLPWAHAEAPTPVSALLSPLTVGLAAYILLRIYLIDPSFILTYRWEIFIYGVITSIVAGFGVFKQTDHKRLLAYSTISQMGYILIAFSLGTAGIVGVIIQYISHAFGKSILFMSAGAIIATYHGLRDLDKMSGLHEQVPTIANAALIGFMNLSGILTIGMIGEFFILKGLVDTYGLSLDTMLLVVFVFIISGLYSFYTMKRIYYGKVRDYDKVKVNRLLDTPLYLIGAISFLFILPPLATWFVDAILTFLGGGI; this is encoded by the coding sequence ATGAGTCTTGCACTGTATGCATTTTTGATTCCGCTTGTGGCGATAGTTGCTGCGCCATTCATAAGGGGGAAGGGTGCATCGTACCTGTCCTCCATTGCCTTCATTCTGTCCTTCCTATTCATACTTTCGGATTTCGTAACGAAAAGCAGCTTTACTCTACCGCTATTCAATGCGCTTGAACCGATTGGAAAGATATACCTGCTTGGTGATGCAATAAGTCATGCCTTCGGGTTCACTATAGCTTTCGTTTCTGCAATGGTTGCTCTGTATTCATATCCGTATATGAAACACAGGTTCGAGGAGATGGGTCTCAACTCCGATGTGGAATTCAGGAAATACTGGTTCCTCTATAACCTGTATGCTGCATCAATGCTCTGGCTGGTATATGCCGGAAATCTCATTCTGCTCTACATCTTCCTTGAAATTTCTCTTATTGCATCGTTCCTCCTGATCTACTACTATGGCTATGGAAACAGGGTGTGGGTGGCGATTCTTTACTTTGTATGGACCAACATAGCTGGAGTTCTCGCGCTGGTGGGAATTCTGCTGATAGGTTTTGAAAACAAAACACTCGCGCTGGACAGCATCGCCGGAGTGAGCATGCTTGCGTGGACCCTGATTTTCATCGGCATGATGGTGAAGCTTCCTGGGCTGGGCCCGCATGTATGGCTGCCCTGGGCTCATGCTGAGGCACCCACTCCTGTCAGCGCTCTTCTGAGTCCTCTCACGGTCGGTCTTGCAGCTTATATTCTTCTCAGAATCTACCTGATCGATCCTTCCTTCATTCTGACTTACAGGTGGGAGATTTTCATATATGGTGTCATTACAAGCATTGTGGCTGGCTTTGGCGTGTTCAAGCAGACTGATCATAAAAGGCTGTTGGCGTACTCGACGATATCCCAGATGGGTTACATTCTAATTGCATTTTCACTCGGAACTGCTGGAATTGTTGGAGTTATCATTCAGTACATCAGCCACGCTTTCGGCAAGTCAATACTCTTCATGAGTGCTGGGGCAATCATAGCAACATATCATGGCCTGAGAGACCTCGATAAGATGAGCGGATTGCACGAGCAGGTTCCAACCATTGCAAATGCCGCTCTGATTGGCTTCATGAATCTGAGTGGTATCCTTACCATAGGAATGATTGGCGAGTTCTTTATTCTTAAGGGACTGGTTGACACCTATGGACTGTCTCTCGATACCATGCTCCTCGTGGTCTTCGTCTTCATAATTTCCGGGCTTTACAGCTTCTACACAATGAAGCGGATTTACTACGGCAAGGTCAGAGATTATGATAAAGTGAAGGTGAACAGGTTGCTTGACACGCCCCTCTACCTCATAGGTGCGATTTCGTTCCTCTTCATCCTGCCCCCACTTGCCACATGGTTTGTTGATGCGATATTAACATTCCTGGGAGGTGGAATCTGA
- a CDS encoding NADH-quinone oxidoreductase subunit 5 family protein yields the protein MEALMELELSPVIWLALFFTPILASFPIALIWPKRQDEFARKLPYLSVFGLFVSFLITLFILFRVEEGRYVYPWLTALGINFTFVVDYLSKYMGALTGFIAFVIGVYGTEYMKEDYRLGWYWFFFNLFTASMLLVVYSDNLFMLLIGWEGLGIASWGLIGHWFRDDDEISYVGVLNRVVGPLKMFWSPSTGGWRAISTIRVGDMPMFFAVAAIFALTGTLDISQINWGGLFEHIGTLGTVVLLVAFLMGPFTKSAQLPFSEWLMTAMTGPTTVSALLHSATMVAAGTYLFMRISWYIQPWTQHAEGLEYVYAFVLFLGLISSLYGALVALASRERKVLLAASTMSSLGLMFAAAASSMWVGEFAIIVAFWYLITHAFAKATLFLVAGHIIHETHDRFLCGDREVFSKMKVTGIVTLFATVTLAGIPPLTAYWVKSGMDEVLHELNHEFGFIPLVLLITISAIYAAFLAKFFALNFWKGRKVHLHLHGGRVMTTAYTAMVSMLLVLLAAIFYGLDSNAAEFVPAGLATTSFAVGLLVLTTYTIGFMKPEYYSPVGQVFYDRFYMMALNDYIVPRIGWLIAQVVDVFNRTLDFIAHSFIPGLFEAFSYGIRVIQNGSLERYAKIVVSLVLAVLLIVSITGWW from the coding sequence ATGGAAGCGCTGATGGAGCTCGAGCTGAGTCCAGTGATCTGGCTTGCTTTGTTCTTCACACCCATACTTGCAAGCTTCCCTATAGCACTGATATGGCCGAAGAGACAGGATGAATTTGCCAGAAAACTGCCGTATCTCAGCGTCTTTGGACTGTTCGTGTCATTCCTGATCACTCTTTTTATTCTCTTCAGAGTCGAAGAAGGAAGGTATGTTTATCCCTGGCTTACTGCTCTGGGTATAAACTTCACCTTTGTTGTGGATTATCTCAGCAAATACATGGGCGCTCTGACGGGCTTTATCGCCTTTGTGATCGGAGTATATGGTACAGAATACATGAAGGAGGACTACAGGCTTGGATGGTACTGGTTCTTCTTCAACCTTTTCACGGCAAGCATGCTGCTTGTAGTTTACAGTGATAACCTGTTCATGCTGCTCATTGGCTGGGAAGGACTGGGCATTGCATCATGGGGTCTTATTGGCCACTGGTTCAGAGATGATGATGAAATCAGCTATGTCGGTGTGCTCAACAGGGTTGTTGGACCCCTCAAAATGTTCTGGAGCCCAAGCACGGGTGGATGGAGGGCCATATCGACGATCAGAGTTGGGGATATGCCCATGTTTTTTGCAGTGGCGGCAATTTTCGCTCTGACCGGGACCCTTGACATTTCACAGATCAACTGGGGTGGTCTGTTCGAGCATATCGGAACTTTGGGAACTGTGGTATTGCTGGTAGCGTTCCTCATGGGTCCATTCACAAAATCTGCACAGCTTCCGTTCAGCGAATGGTTGATGACTGCCATGACCGGTCCAACAACCGTTTCGGCATTGCTCCACTCCGCAACAATGGTCGCTGCCGGAACTTACCTGTTCATGAGGATAAGCTGGTACATTCAGCCATGGACACAGCATGCTGAGGGGCTTGAGTATGTGTATGCTTTTGTTCTCTTCCTTGGGCTTATAAGCAGCCTTTACGGTGCGCTGGTTGCTCTCGCGAGCCGGGAAAGGAAGGTGCTTCTCGCTGCCTCAACAATGTCGAGTCTTGGATTGATGTTTGCTGCAGCAGCATCCAGCATGTGGGTTGGCGAGTTTGCAATAATCGTTGCGTTCTGGTATCTCATCACCCATGCCTTTGCAAAAGCCACTCTGTTCCTTGTCGCCGGACACATAATCCATGAAACTCATGACAGATTCCTGTGTGGTGATAGGGAAGTTTTCAGCAAGATGAAGGTTACAGGCATTGTAACCCTCTTTGCGACCGTAACTCTCGCAGGCATACCTCCGCTCACCGCATACTGGGTGAAGTCGGGAATGGATGAGGTGCTGCACGAACTTAACCATGAGTTTGGTTTTATTCCCCTTGTCTTGCTGATAACAATATCTGCAATTTATGCAGCGTTCTTAGCCAAGTTCTTCGCTCTCAACTTCTGGAAGGGTAGGAAGGTACACCTGCACCTGCATGGTGGGAGGGTGATGACGACTGCATACACTGCAATGGTTTCCATGCTTCTCGTTCTTCTTGCCGCAATCTTTTATGGATTGGACAGTAATGCGGCGGAGTTTGTTCCTGCTGGCTTAGCCACGACATCTTTTGCCGTTGGACTGCTGGTTCTCACGACATATACGATAGGTTTCATGAAGCCAGAATACTACTCACCAGTTGGACAGGTTTTCTATGATAGGTTCTACATGATGGCCCTGAACGACTATATAGTGCCAAGAATCGGCTGGTTAATTGCACAGGTTGTGGATGTGTTCAACAGGACTCTTGACTTCATAGCTCACAGCTTCATTCCGGGGCTGTTTGAGGCGTTCTCATACGGTATAAGAGTGATTCAAAATGGAAGTCTTGAAAGGTATGCTAAGATAGTTGTGAGCTTGGTACTGGCTGTCTTGCTGATAGTTTCAATAACGGGGTGGTGGTAA
- a CDS encoding proton-conducting transporter transmembrane domain-containing protein codes for MEFVIYSLLILAVSGALSMKNKYIGLAGALIAALLTAVNNPLLLMILVIAIINLASLDLMKGFLRGVDYTLVGLIFVATVYAFYSQSLAFLLGMFVVASVPTYMMVMASDTGMRVEVGIKYMTFMVIATVLFLIGAVLMVHASATSSLALYYIGFTMLIVGLAIEVGAGPFHEWVPDVFDTADPIPVSVIASIAKFVPFVVAFKIVSSTHMGDEVITLIGSILAVVSMLVGNIGALTSQKPARILAYSTVANMGYIIAALIVAVKEEFIYLAFAGAMLQLLTNSLGKIGFFIGIKEKAMPTVETYVLALSFIGLPPLMGFWSKLYILSSLVYANFIWVAVLLVLNSAMSVPYYVRLMKTFEGTKGYRKVAAYLITLTAVLMLLTVVPPNWIIESSKLLMSYLAIGGV; via the coding sequence ATGGAGTTTGTCATTTACTCGCTATTAATTCTCGCGGTTTCAGGAGCCCTGTCAATGAAAAACAAGTACATCGGACTTGCTGGAGCGCTGATAGCAGCTCTACTGACGGCCGTCAACAATCCACTTCTGCTCATGATCCTGGTCATTGCAATAATTAATCTTGCTTCCCTTGATCTGATGAAGGGCTTTTTGAGGGGAGTGGATTACACACTTGTCGGATTGATCTTTGTTGCAACAGTGTACGCATTCTACTCTCAGAGTCTCGCGTTCCTCCTCGGTATGTTTGTGGTGGCGAGTGTTCCCACGTACATGATGGTGATGGCCAGTGATACCGGAATGAGGGTCGAGGTGGGTATAAAGTACATGACCTTCATGGTAATTGCAACAGTTCTTTTCCTGATCGGAGCAGTTTTGATGGTTCATGCAAGCGCAACTTCGAGTCTCGCCCTTTACTACATAGGATTTACAATGCTTATCGTTGGACTCGCAATAGAGGTTGGAGCCGGCCCCTTCCATGAATGGGTTCCGGATGTTTTTGACACAGCCGATCCAATCCCCGTCTCTGTTATAGCGAGCATTGCAAAGTTCGTTCCCTTTGTGGTTGCATTCAAGATCGTGTCATCCACCCACATGGGTGATGAGGTCATAACGCTGATCGGAAGTATTCTTGCGGTCGTCTCTATGCTGGTGGGCAATATTGGTGCATTGACCAGCCAGAAACCTGCGAGGATTCTTGCATACTCCACAGTTGCAAATATGGGTTATATAATCGCAGCTCTGATTGTGGCCGTAAAGGAAGAGTTCATCTATCTGGCGTTTGCAGGAGCAATGCTTCAGCTTCTCACAAACTCACTTGGTAAGATTGGCTTTTTCATTGGAATTAAGGAGAAAGCCATGCCAACTGTAGAAACATACGTGCTGGCTCTATCCTTCATAGGCCTGCCGCCTCTGATGGGATTCTGGAGCAAGCTGTACATCCTTTCTTCACTGGTTTATGCGAACTTCATATGGGTTGCTGTGCTGCTCGTTTTGAATTCGGCCATGTCTGTCCCGTATTATGTCAGACTGATGAAAACTTTTGAGGGAACGAAGGGCTACCGGAAAGTAGCGGCGTATCTGATCACACTGACTGCGGTACTGATGTTGCTGACGGTTGTTCCGCCCAACTGGATAATCGAGTCGAGCAAGCTGCTCATGAGCTATCTTGCAATCGGAGGTGTCTGA
- the ndhC gene encoding NADH-quinone oxidoreductase subunit A produces MEEVIVVAFVVVVSFIVDVAVYLLANLLPKKNPTPLKYERWESGNISVGFPKYTLPMQYFGFLVLFMAFEPVVVLILLFAMFPGLDYLKFLAIALVAMLPAFYFAYRLADEASHRRDVYG; encoded by the coding sequence ATGGAGGAAGTCATTGTCGTCGCATTTGTTGTGGTGGTCAGCTTCATTGTGGATGTGGCAGTGTATCTGCTTGCTAACCTACTCCCGAAGAAAAACCCCACTCCTCTGAAGTATGAGCGCTGGGAGTCTGGAAACATATCTGTTGGATTTCCAAAATACACTCTTCCAATGCAGTATTTTGGTTTTCTTGTGCTTTTCATGGCTTTCGAGCCTGTCGTTGTTCTGATACTGCTGTTTGCAATGTTTCCGGGTCTTGATTACCTGAAATTCCTCGCCATAGCGCTCGTGGCAATGCTTCCTGCATTTTACTTTGCATATAGGTTAGCTGATGAGGCTTCCCACAGGAGGGATGTGTATGGATGA